In Exiguobacterium acetylicum, the genomic stretch ATATGGAGGCAGAAGAAATGTTTAGTAAAAAACAAGATCCATTCGCAGTGAAATTATCCGAAATCGCAGGACACTTAAAAACGACTTCGCAATTCTTCGTTGACTTTAAAATCAACGGCATCGCGGATGTAAAAGAATTTGCACATAAAGTAAAAGACTTCGAAACAGCTGGGGACGATTTGATGCACCAGTTGATCATCGACTTGAACAACGCGTTCATCACGCCGATCGACCGTGAAGACTTACTCGCACTTGCTAACGCACTTGATGATGTCTTAGACGGTTTTGAAGAATGTTCAGCGATCTTCGAAATCTACAATATCGTTCAAGCAGACGAGCACATGATCAAGTTCGTTGATGAAATCAACATCGCTGTCACAGAACTCGCGATGTCAATGGATCTTCTTGTTGCACGTAAATTGCAACCGATGCGTGAACACGTCATCAAAATCAAAGAACAAGAGACGATTTGTGACAACCTACGCCGTAAATCGATCAAAGCATTGTTCGCAACAGAAACAGATCCAATTAAAATCATCCAATATAAAGAAATCTATGAATCGCTCGAATCAATCGCGGACTACTGCCAAGATGCAGCTAACGTCATTGAAACGATCATCATGAAAAACGCTTAAGTGAGGAGCTAACGAGATGGATAGCCTGTTTATCATCACCGCCATAATCGTGATTCTCGCACTTAGCTTCGACTTCATCAACGGTTTCCACGATACAGCGAACTCGATCGCGACTTCGGTGTCGACTCGTGCGTTGAAACCACGTCATGCCATCATCTTGGCTGCATCGATGAACTTCCTAGGTGCAATCACGTTCACTGGAGTCGCAAAAACGATCTCTGGTGACATCGTTGATCCGTCAACACTTGAACATGGTAGCTACGTCGTCATCGCTGCCTTGATTTCAGCCATTGCCTGGAACCTTTTGACTTGGTACTTCGGTATTCCGTCAAGTTCTTCGCATACACTGATCGGTTCGATTGCTGGTGCTGCTGTTGCCTCTGTCGGATTCGGAGGAATCGAAGCAAAAGGCTTCTTGAAAATCGTTCAAGCCTTGCTCATTTCACCAGTGCTCGCATTCACACTCGGTTTCATCGTTTATGCAATCTTTAAAGT encodes the following:
- a CDS encoding DUF47 domain-containing protein, with translation MFSKKQDPFAVKLSEIAGHLKTTSQFFVDFKINGIADVKEFAHKVKDFETAGDDLMHQLIIDLNNAFITPIDREDLLALANALDDVLDGFEECSAIFEIYNIVQADEHMIKFVDEINIAVTELAMSMDLLVARKLQPMREHVIKIKEQETICDNLRRKSIKALFATETDPIKIIQYKEIYESLESIADYCQDAANVIETIIMKNA